The genome window AACTTTGGCCAACCTCTGAGTGGCTCTACATCTAAGGACTGAGCCCAACCAGCAGAGGGCAGTTAGAACAAGTATCTACTTCCTAGGAACATCATTAAATAAAGAAAGCTTGTGAAATACTTAAAAagcaatggaataatattcagacATAAAACAGatggaaatcttgccatttgaaattagatggatgaacctggagaaaattatgctatgtgaaataagacagacacagtaagacaaatactgcatgatcacacttatatatggaatttaaaaagtcaaacacagaagcagagagtagaggaGTGGTGGCAAGGGGCTGGGGGAGACAGCAATTGTaaaaatggggagatattggtcaaagggcacaaactgtcagttataagatgaagaagttctggagaaaTAATGTTCaacatggtgaccatagttaatcTATTTTGTTCTTCAGATTTGATAAGAGAATATCTTCTGTGATCTCACCACATAGACACAAAGTTAAGTAAGAGATGTGATGGGTATTTTAATTAGCttaattgtggtaatcatttcacaatgcataAGTATATGAAAACATCAGACTGTACAGCTTAAATACATAGTTTTTAAATTcacacacaatttttatttggcattttctgTGTGACAACACTGAAAGTAGGCACTTAGAAGTGATCACTTTGCTTTGGGAGATTTTATTCCATGTACATTTTCCCTTTGTTGATTTTGCTTAGTAATCTCTCACAAGATAAATTGTACCCATGACTATAactatatgctgagtcctgtgatttctttcagcaaatcACTGAATCTGGGGCTGGTCTTGGCACGCTCAATGCTACTGATCAACCAGTGAATGCCTGGGATTGAAGGAGTTTTCGGGATGGCCGCTTTGGTCGATTACCAGAAAAGACCCAGGCAAACTGCCATGGGTTCATCAATACACATGCAGAAATAACCAAAGACACAAGGATAAATTAATTCTTAGGAAGGTCAAAGTTGTGCCATCGCTATCTGTCAATCACGTGGATATCCAACTACTACCTTTGGTTGCTCGTCTAGGTTCCTAAGAGCAAAGCTGTGGAGGCCACCAAATTAGCTATAGATGCCGGGTTCCGCCATATTGATTGTGCTCATTTGTACAACAATGAAAAGGAGGTTGGATTGGCTATCCGAAGCAAAATTGAAGATGGCACTGTGAAGAGAGAAGACATATTCTACACTTCAAAGGTGCTGTGTATTTGGGGGGAGTGTTTGCACAGGTGCGAACGTGATTGTGTGGCGATGACAATTGTATGCTAGGACCTGTTGTTTGGTGAATTTTGCTTATTGGTACAACTTTGTTCACACATATTCATGTATTAAAACTAGTGTCAAAGAACGATGATGGCTTTCTCATCATTGCTTGTTCAAAGTTTATGATTTTAATGGATaatcacttaacttttctgagcctcagaccACATCAGGGTGAGTTAGTGTGAAATATTGAAGCAGACACTACTGTGATTAGATTACAGCTTCCCTTATCATCCGGGTGACTTATTACAGTTTCTTAACATTCTGAATCTCACTTCTCATCTCCATCAATAACAGACAGCAATGTAAGAGGCATTTTGTGAATTAAACAAGATATATCTGTTTCTATAGATATAAAGCTATAGATTGAATTGAGCCCAGCACATATTAATATGTTTGAAGCACCTTTTATCTAAAAGAGTATTGCTATTTGTTCTCCAGAGGATTGAATATTTTCAGAATTAGACTGTTTGTGGACTGCTTTGTAAACTCCATCAAAAAAGCATTCAGATAATGGGCATGTTTATTATTTGATAACACTTTTTATCTCTTCGTTCATTTCCTTCCATTGTTAGTAGAGGTACTAATGGTAAATCCAAACGAACAATAGAACATCTAGGAGTAAGTCAGATCGAAAGGGAATACACGcaagaaaaaagcatttttccTCTGTAGTTGTCAGTTTCCGACAATAGAAAAATGTCTAATTATTAGgtgaaacaagaaaaacaaaactgattgAAGTATTAATCCAATGCAACTTCCATTCTTTAACCTCTGCAGCTTTGGGCCACTTCTCTTCAACCACAGTTGGTCCGGCCTGCCTTGGAAAGGTCTCTGAAAAATCTTCAATTGGACTATGTCGACCTCtatattattcattttcctgTGGCTGTGAAGGTTGGCAATTTGCATGATCACATCTATTTTACTTATTGTGTCAGAATGTTTTTCAGCTTGCATGGATGGTTGAATTAATGTTTTGCTTAGAATGATGTAAGGGTCATTACACCAGAGAAGAATCCCCAAAATAATAATTCCTGATCAGCTTTTTGTGTACATTTTTTGAATCATTAATTACTTTTCCATGCCTCCAACATAAAAGAGTTCAACAATTTCAAAAACCCTGCTTCAAACacttgaggaaataaaaataggaatgcTCAGTGTGCAGTCCTTATGATGACTCTTGAGTCTCTTGGCAATGTCAAAAATCCAGATTCACACAGATGGAATGAGTAATGAAAATGTCTTACGCTTTTGCATATGAGTTGGTCGCCTAGTTCACCATTTCAAGTTGAAAGCAGATATGATGATGTTCTCTTTGCATGGGTCTAAAACTGGTAGCCTTCACAGGAGCTTAGGAGACCTAGCCTACACCATTGGCTATCTTCACAATGGAATTTTGTAGATTGCACTTAGCCATTATGGATTGTCTTATGTAGGATTCTTGATTTTAAGTTATAGAAATGTACTCAAGCCATCCTTTGCTGAAAAGTTTATTGGACTATGTAATGGGAAGTCTAAGCCATTGATAGATTTAAGGATTTGGAATAGTCTTCAGAAATGTTCCTTTTCCCTATCCTTTAACTTTTCATTATAAttggtttgctttatttttgttgcaaCATTTTCCATTGGTGGCAAATATAGCCCTGGAGCATGTTCAAGGGTCATGTTCATTAACACGTGAGAGtgtctctcatcttccagcaTCAATATTAATACTCAAAAGAACCTTAAGTGACCCTGTTTGGTTCATGTGCCTGCCCTTGGACCATTGAATTTTAAGACCCATAAGGAACTCTGATTGTCTAGCCTGGTTCAAAATTCTAACAtgtttttctggaaataaagccatgTAATTTACTGTCATTCTCAGCGTGAGGGTGGCTTTTTGCTAGAGGAAGGTATGGGGCAGACAATGGTAGCATAAGTCACTGAGTCTCCTTTAGGACTTAGGAAATGACATTTAATAAAACATAATCAGCGTCAGAAATTAGCTGAAGTTGTTTCCTAAAGACATTTCTTACAACTCCATATGAAAATCACGTTGCAAATATCAGTATCTAAAATGTTACACCACCTAACTCACAGAGGTTTAGTGTTCTGGCCCTAGATGTACCTGGCAGCATTGCTAGACGTGGAGAAATTATTTTGTGACATTACTAACACGGCTGCTTCTATTCCAGCCAGGGGAGGAACATATTCCAcaagatgaaaaaggaaaagtaatattTGACACAGTGGATCTCTGTGCCACGTGGGAGGTGAGCACTTGGAGGAGAGCAGGGGAAATCAAGAGAGGGAAAATCTAGTTTCCCTTTCCATTTTTGAGAATGGTCTATGCCTTTGTATTCAgaaatttataaactttaaaagaacAGGTGTGCTATCCTGGTTTGGAGGAAAGCATTCCTGAAATGTTAATTGAGAGAAATGGAGCAGAATAATTTGGGACAGGAATGACAGGcatctcttttcttctatttgtaatactctttcacatttttctcagAAGACAGTAATTCTTATCCTTGCTGTCACTACATTCTTTCCTTGTTTAATTTactacttttttctcttctcattaatCAAGCCAATTGGCTTCATTGTCATTTCTTGACAGTTATTCCTTTCAACAGATTTTTCTTGCATTTATTCTTGATCTATAAGTGATTGCACAAGTGATTCCTCACCAACACTTCCTCTCCAGGCCATGGAGAAGTGTAAAGATGCAGGATTGACCAAGTCCATCGGAGTGTCCAACTTTAACCGCAGGCAGCTGGAGATGATCCTGAACAAGCCAGGGCTCAAGCACAAGCCTGTGTGCAACCAGGTGAGCACCCTTGGATTACTCTCCCTTCtgttcttcatctctttcttcttgcaCTCTGCCAGATGTCTATTTGCTTCCCCTCCTATTCACCCTACTTTTATGGTGCAGAAGATTCCATAAAGCAGAGCCTCTCTTGATGGGTATGGATAAAACTGATAATTGTATCTCTTTTTGTAAAGTCTTAGTGAAAAAAAGTGGTGAGACTTTagttctaaattttctataagaAATTTGGGAAGTAAAGGAGTTAATGGAGACCTAGAATATTTACCCAGACCTTAGAGGGAAGGTCACATTTCCCTGAGCTGTAAATGATGATCACAGATTGGAGGCATGAAAGTGATTTGAAAGGAATTGGGTACGGGAAGGAAGATCATGAAATCATGGAATTGGCAGTAAATAAGGAAAGAGTGAAAATAAGGTGAGGTAGTTGTTAGGGGTTTGTATGGGGTTTGTATGTCTGAATCCTTCGTCTTGGTATTTCTGTGTTCAGGGGTCTTTGAATAGGAAGCATGGATACAAGAAAACTTAATTGGAGACTAGGAACTCATCCAGGCTAGAGGGATGGTTTCTGCTGATACTAAGGGTGGACAAATTCAACACTCTGGAACATTTACTGGAATATACAGCAGATCTTGTTATGTACTCAGTGTTAGTCTTGTTTTCCTCATCGATTTTTACCCTTAAATGAACCGTTCATACACCTTATTCTGTATCTGTTTCTGTGCTCTTacaatttttgtccatttttattttactagcGTAAGAACACATAACATGAgaaacatgagatctaccctcttatcGGATTCTGAAGTATACAATACAACACAATACAATCGTGTTAACTATGGGGACTTATACAGCAGATCTGTAGAATTTACTCATTGTGCATTATTGAGACTCCACAGCCACAGCAAACAACTCCAgacttctccctcctctccacctctggcaaccacagttctctctgattctatgagtttgactaattaagattcctcatataaatggcatcatgTAGTACTTGTCCTTCTGTCAAAATCTTAGTTCATTTGTCATACTCTCCTCAAGGGATAACTTGCAGTCAAGAAGTTACCACCTTCTGTTGAAACATGTGGCTTATAAAATTTGACATTTTGACATATAGTGATATAGCACTTCTGATTTTCACTTATAAATGTGAAAACATTCATGTAATTCTAACATAGGTTTTACTctcaatttttattatgaattgaataaaattatgaatattattaTGAATATTCAGATATTAAGAGAAGTTGAGTGTGATAGAAAACATTCATCTTTTCCCTCCCGTAAtcaaaatttttaacattttagcacattgccaaatatatatatatgtgcgtgtgtgtgatcTAGCATTCAATCCATATTCAAACTTTCCTATGGTTTTCCCAATGGCTTTTGTACATCGTTTATAATCAGGAGCCAATTTTGGACcatattttactttcattcatGTTTAATGAGCTTTCTTCACCAAGAATGGTCACTCAACACCTCTTTTACCATGACTTCTGGATGGTTTTTGTTGAATATTCTGGATTTATCCAATTGTTATCTTGTGATATTAACTAACTTGTTTCTCTAGTCCCAGTTTCTATAAAAGTAGAAGTTAGATCTGAATGCCCTATTGCACTAAGGTTAGACATTTATGGCAAGAAAATGTCCTTTGTATGCTGTGCCCCTCAAATTGCACTCTGGTAGGAAGCCTGTCATGACAAGTTGTCCCACTGTGAAAGATGATAGTATTTTTGTCTTGATTAAGCTGGTTGTAGCCAGGCATTTtctgtgtaaatattttctcctttgaaattatCTAGCAATCTGTCCAGTGATGATTATGTCAGTGGAAGACATAAGGCACCCAAGTTTTCACAAAATGGTTGAGTAGCCATCAATGATTTTACCCTGAATTAGTTATTTAATTGGGATTTGTAAATAATTATCTTCcattttaagtattattttataatttttttacctggcattttatcataaacagaaaattccctcagctcactccctctctctctctgtctctctcatcacTGTGTGCTCATGGATTTTTATTTACTCTATGTGTTAGAATTGCTTTTAGTCATTATTCCCTTTGATGATCAAACCTACCATATGTCATCATTTGAATCCCCATCAACCTGGTTCTTTTGTCCTTTATAGATCTTTTCACAAGTCTTTGAATAatttcttgctttctggcactATTTGTTGTCCAAGgctctaacatttcttttttgtatccCGGATCTAGAATTAGCCATGTCTTCTTGTATTACACCATGGTATTGAGTAACCAAGATCTCCATAGAGTCGCTTGTTCCCAGGAATGTCATGCTGTTCCTATATTTTTTTACCCTTTTATGGAACAGagatataatatttatttttaaaaaactcattacTTGATGTAGGTATTTCCAgtttaaatttaataatacacTTTTTTTATTCAGCTTCCTTTTTACTTTTagtctttctgttttattttaatattgtcaTTTCATATACTCTGACACTCTTCTATCTTGGTATTCTGCAGGTGGAATGTCACCCTTATCTCAACCAGAGCAAACTGTTGGATTTCTGCAAGTCAAAAGATATTGTCCTGGTTGCCTACAGTGCTTTGGGAAGCCAACGTGAACAATGGTAACAAAGAGAACAGGGAGATTCCCTAAAACACTGTTTTTGATGAAATAGGTTTAATGATACCCTACTTGGTTTTATGAAATTAACTCTCATTCAGTTTCGTGGAGAAAGGGGGGTTTTGGAAGAAATTCTTCTCCTTTATCACACCAACACCCTGCCAATTCTTTACCATTATATGTGACTGCTTAATCAATACCAATTTCCTGAATTAACATCTATATATAATCCAAAAATTGAGACAAAAGTTATAAGCTTAAGTcataatttatgtatttaataa of Equus caballus isolate H_3958 breed thoroughbred chromosome 29, TB-T2T, whole genome shotgun sequence contains these proteins:
- the LOC100070570 gene encoding aldo-keto reductase family 1 member C23, producing the protein MDPKVWRVELNDGHFIPVLGFGTYAPYEVPKSKAVEATKLAIDAGFRHIDCAHLYNNEKEVGLAIRSKIEDGTVKREDIFYTSKLWATSLQPQLVRPALERSLKNLQLDYVDLYIIHFPVAVKPGEEHIPQDEKGKVIFDTVDLCATWEAMEKCKDAGLTKSIGVSNFNRRQLEMILNKPGLKHKPVCNQVECHPYLNQSKLLDFCKSKDIVLVAYSALGSQREQWMDQSSPVLLDDPVLCAMAKKYEKTPALIALRYQLQRGVVVLAKSYSEKRIKENMQVFGFQLTSEDMKVLDGLNRNVRYLTLEMFAGHPEYPFSDDY